From one Misgurnus anguillicaudatus chromosome 2, ASM2758022v2, whole genome shotgun sequence genomic stretch:
- the LOC129431885 gene encoding uncharacterized protein → MKVEPAERTANQCEYCPGPLANHDLLTPWNYEIFFHEKKFLLCFSELTRYLKILPEALTCNVRPQLLMLPDYDDHHHNQQQQQCQAYMVAVQGQLWLRLQIPPLPQDDGLWMFLQSRGISEENIQKLQQDHIDSSVVGEMDDATLSAYIPAYGDRIATRRFCMEKQRKGGNDLKRQSLFEKLRRKMGTLTSNKDTDQDSEEEHSMQPKKIHLRNNKRAVKMTRKIELGWIHDKKQVRKRNGGGTRVLDISKTATKTEILSQAKKLFFPNEKSRKGKWEEFSHNIVDFQEAYLDEGVSVGELYETHKLGILRFYLFTKHLTNGDEVFTEMKAGTDDEQTDAARLNERQKNTTEDNEQPTQKTHDSEQQTHTVEVLVSTDVEIVDLSSLCDTSEVIFGPLQGGPFLEDFDDTILHEPIEEAQININAYSSTPVHSDTVPAGPLSPTNELLHVTVKLHRVNLLEELIGQFKDEAMMSFSVKYSFIHEMGADADGVSRDIYAAFWTEFLDCAAEGADVRVPSLSPKWQEEEWKSVGRIMVKGLKDHGYFPSRLAQAFTAAITFGEHTVSPDLLFDSLMLYLSQSERDLLSTALQDALVGDDEDELLDRMDRMGVRTVPTQENLKSVLLQVAHKQIIQQPKYALDNIAAVAGPTLREFFPSVLDIQKMYEDLKPSTRKVLKLITASPATSAENQSLQYLHQYIRGLDEIGLRKMLRFVTGSDVICVKNIQVIFTPLEGLSRRPIAHTCGPTLELPSTYNSYPDLRAEMEAILSSNFYTMDIA, encoded by the exons ATGAAGGTTGAGCCAGCTGAACGGACAGCCAATCAGTGTGAGTACTGCCCCGGCCCTCTGGCCAATCATGACCTCTTAACCCCCTGG AATTACGAGATattttttcatgaaaaaaagtttttgctcTGTTTTTCTGAATTAACGAGATACCTCAAAATCCTGCCAGAAGCTCTCACCTGTAACGTCAGGCCACAGCTGCTGATGCTGCCTGACTACGACGACCACCACCAcaaccaacaacaacaacagtgcCAGGCATACATGGTTGCAGTGCAG GGCCAGCTATGGCTACGTCTTCAAATACCCCCCCTCCCACAAGATGATGGTCTGTGGATGTTTCTTCAGAGCCGAGGGATTTCTGAGGAAAATATTCAGAAATTGCAGCAAGACCAT ATTGACAGCTCGGTAGTTGGAGAAATGGATGATGCCACTTTGAGTGCTTACATTCCAGCATATGGTGATAGGATTGCTACAAGGCGTTTCTGTATGGAAAAACAGAGAAAAGGTGGTAATGATCTAAAAAGACAGTCCTTATTTGAAAAACTTAGAAGAAAGATGGGCACATTGACAAGCAATAAAGACACAGATCAAGATTCTGAGGAGGAGCATTCTATGCAGCCAAAAAAGATACATCTGAGAAATAACAAAAGGGCCGTGAAGATGACAAGGAAAATAGAACTAGGATGGATACACGACAAGAAACAAGTGAGAAAACGCAATGGTGGAGGAACCAGAGTTCTTGATATTTCCAAGACAGCCACAAAAACAGAAATTCTATCACAAGCTAAAAAGCTATTTTTCCCCAATGAGAAATCGAGAAAGGGAAAGTGGGAAGAGTTCAGTCACAACATTGTTGACTTTCAGGAAGCATACCTTGATGAGGGTGTTAGTGTGGGAGAGCTCTATGAGACACATAAATTAGGGATTTTAAGATTTTACTTATTCACAAAGCACCTGACAAATGGAGATGAAGTGTTCACAGAGATGAAAGCAGGAACTGATGATGAACAGACAGATGCAGCGAGGCTAAATGAGCGACAGAAAAACACAACAGAAGATAATGAGCAGCCGACACAAAAAACACATGACAGTGAACAGCAGACACACACTGTGGAAGTTCTTGTCTCTACTGATGTAGAGATTGTTGATCTTTCATCTTTGTGTGATACATCAGAGGTCATTTTTGGCCCTTTGCAAGGTGGACcatttttagaggattttgATGACACAATCTTACATGAGCCTATAGAAGAGGCACAGATAAACATCAACGCCTACAGCTCAACTCCTGTCCATTCTGACACAGTGCCTGCTGGCCCATTAAGTCCTACTAATGAACTTTTGCATGTGACAGTGAAACTCCACAGAGTCAATCTCTTGGAGGAACTGATTGGCCAATTCAAGGATGAGGCGATGATGTCCTTCTCTGTGAAATACAGCTTCATTCATGAAATGGGTGCAGATGCTGATGGCGTGTCCAGGGATATATATGCTGCCTTCTGGACAGAGTTTTTAGACTGTGCAGCAGAGGGTGCAGATGTGAGGGTGCCATCATTATCACCAAAATGGCAAGAGGAAGAATGGAAATCTGTTGGTAGGATAATGGTCAAGGGATTAAAGGACCATGGATATTTTCCTTCTCGTCTGGCTCAAGCCTTTACAGCAGCAATCACATTTGGTGAACACACTGTCTCACCTGATTTATTGTTTGACTCACTAATGTTGTATCTTAGTCAGTCTGAGCGTGATCTCTTGTCCACTGCTTTGCAAGACGCTCTTGTtggtgatgatgaagatgagctTCTTGATCGTATGGATCGCATGGGAGTAAGAACAGTACCAACACAAGAGAACTTGAAAAGTGTGCTTCTCCAAGTGGCCCACAAGCAAATTATCCAGCAACCAAAATATGCACTGGATAACATTGCAGCAGTCGCAGGACCAACTCTCAGGGAGTTCTTCCCCAGTGTGCTGGATATACAGAAGATGTATGAGGATCTTAAACCATCAACCCGAAAGGTATTAAAGTTGATCACAGCCTCTCCAGCTACTTCAGCAGAGAACCAAAGTTTGCAATATTTACATCAGTACATTAGGGGATTGGATGAGATAGGCCTCCGGAAGATGTTGAGATTCGTGACCGGGTCTGATGTCATCTGCGTTAAAAACATTCAAGTCATATTTACCCCTTTGGAAGGGTTATCAAGGCGGCCTATTGCACATACTTGTGGCCCAACTTTAGAGCTGCCATCAACTTACAACAGCTATCCTGACCTCCGAGCTGAAATGGAGGCTATACTGTCCAGCAACTTCTATACAATGGACATTGCATAG
- the pias4b gene encoding E3 SUMO-protein ligase PIAS4b, with translation MSTDVLEAMGMLEAFRVTELRSLLSRMGRNKSGLKKDLMKRVVDLLQNECSHELLSAVRELHKLRQFSKDARRSSKSNQITPTSVETISIPERVSAGNPKPPGVVSTEQQMIHLPFYQTLDTILHPTPLVAAFGGAVQNSDFLFHLNASQQALIQNAQCQSGAMSDVQVVLRICYRESMGVEEDQYPPNIAVSVNHVNCPVQCSYSSNKPGTEPSGPCRPINITSLLYISFTNCFSVTWGNYGKHYSVAVYLVRSLSSDELLLQLRSTAVERLDVCRQRVCEKLHCDPENEISTTGLQVSLVCPLSKVRMSVACRAEGCAHLQCFDASSYLQMNEKKPRWICPVCHKYAPFDALRIDSLLCEVLERSGEDVNEIEYLSDSSWRPVTHDRFHKNKETDLHPLKQKRNSPLVDSGVVDLTQGSSDDEDLKKEEMVSTYLQDKKVHFRKSGKIKTSRSRTIN, from the exons ATGTCCACAGATGTTTTGGAAGCCATG GGAATGTTGGAGGCTTTCCGGGTGACTGAGCTTCGCTCTCTGCTCTCCAGGATGGGCAGGAATAAAAGTGGCTTAAAGAAAGATCTGATGAAAAGAGTGGTTGATCTTCTTCAGAACGAGTGCAGTCACGAGCTGCTGTCTGCTGTCCGTGAGTTACACAAACTCCGTCAGTTCTCTAAAGACGCTCGCAGGAGCTCAAAGTCCAATCAGATCACGCCCACTTCAGTGGAAACCATCTCAATTCCAGAGAGAGTCTCGGCCGGCAATCCTAAACCACCGGGAGTCGTCTCGACCGAACAGCAGATGATTCATCTACCCTTCTATCAAACACTAGACACCATACTGCACCCTACACCTCTCG TGGCTGCGTTTGGAGGAGCCGTGCAGAACTCAGACTTTCTCTTTCATCTCAATGCGAGTCAGCAGGCTCTCATCCAGAACGCTCA atgtCAGTCTGGAGCGATGTCTGATGTTCAGGTGGTGCTCAG GATTTGTTACAGAGAGAGTATGGGTGTTGAAGAGGATCAGTATCCACCAAACATTGCTGTTTCAGTTAATCATGTTAACTGTCCTGTGCAG TGCTCTTATTCATCTAATAAACCAGGAACAGAACCCTCAGGTCCATGTCGTCCAATCAACATCACATCTTTGTTGTACATTTCCTTTACAAACTGCTTCTCAGTGACGTGGGGAAACTATGGCAAG catTACTCTGTGGCTGTGTATCTGGTGCGGTCGTTGTCCTCTGATGAGTTGTTGCTTCAGCTGCGCAGTACAGCAGTGGAGCGTCTTGACGTCTGTAGGCAGCGTG TCTGTGAGAAATTACACTGTGATCCAGAGAATGAGATCAGCACTACAGGGCTTCAAGTATCGCTCGTATGTCCG ctatCAAAGGTGCGTATGTCAGTGGCGTGTCGAGCTGAAGGATGTGCTCACCTGCAGTGTTTTGATGCCTCCTCTTATCTTCAAATGAACGAGAAGAAGCCCAGATGGATCTGCCCCGTGTGtcacaaatacgccccctttgATGCTCTGCGTATTGACAG TTTGCTGTGTGAAGTTCTTGAGAGGTCTGGTGAGGACGTGAATGAGATTGAATATCTATCTGATAGCAGCTGGAGACCTGTGACACATGACAGATTTCATAAAAACAAAGAGACAGATCTTCATCCTCTCAAACAGA AGAGAAATTCTCCTCTGGTGGACAGCGGTGTTGTTGATCTGACTCAGGGTTCGTCTGATGATGAAGATTTAAAGAAAGAGGAGATGGTTTCCACATATTTACAAGACAAGAAAGTACATTTCAGAAAATCTGGCAAGATTAAGACTTCTCGATCCAGAACCATCAACTGA